The following proteins are co-located in the Tiliqua scincoides isolate rTilSci1 chromosome 8, rTilSci1.hap2, whole genome shotgun sequence genome:
- the CTXND1 gene encoding cortexin domain-containing 1 protein: MEGPTPEPAFVDVDKGLTLACFVFLCLFLIVMIIRCAKVIMDPYSAIPTSTWEEQHLDD, from the coding sequence ATGGAAGGGCCAACACCCGAACCTGCCTTTGTCGACGTGGATAAAGGACTAACGCTAGCATGCTTTGTCTTCCTTTGCCTCTTCCTGATTGTCATGATCATCCGTTGTGCAAAAGTCATCATGGACCCTTACAGCGCCATCCCAACGTCCACCTGGGAGGAGCAGCACCTGGATGACTGA
- the FAH gene encoding fumarylacetoacetase: MSFIHVDEHSHFPLQNLPYGVFSTQEQPKHRIGVAIGDQVLDLSAVKHLFDGPILSKHHHVFDQPTLNCFMGLGWEAWTEARTFLQRLLSASEPTLRDNMELRKRALVPQTSAIMHLPAEIGDYTDFYSSRHHATNVGIMFRGKENALMPNWLHLPVGYHGRASSVVISGTPIRRPVGQMRPDEMKPPVFGPCKLLDIELEMAFFTGPGNKLGEPIPISEAHKHIFGMVLMNDWSARDIQKWEYVPLGPFLGKSFGTTISPWVVTMEALKPFALANPIQDPKPLPYLCDDQPYTFDINLFVALKGEGMSKPANICSSNFKHMYWTMKQQLTHHSVNGCNLRPGDLLASGTISGPDPESFGSMLELSWRGTKAIDLGNGQTRKFLQDGDEVIITGYCQGNGHRVGFGECSGKVLPARPI, translated from the exons CCCAAACACAGGATAGGAGTCGCCATTGGTGACCAAGTACTGGATCTCTCTGCTGTCAAGCATCTATTTGATGGACCTATCCTTTCTAAGCATCACCATGTCTTTGACCAG CCAACCCTTAACTGTTTTATGGGACTGGGCTGGGAAGCCTGGACCGAAGCAAGAACATTTCTCCAAAGACTGCTCTCTGCCAGTGAGCCAACACTGAGAGATAATATGGAGTTACGCAAAAG AGCGCTTGTACCTCAGACTTCTGCTATAATGCACCTTCCAGCTGAAATTG GAGACTACACGGATTTCTATTCTTCCCGGCATCATGCCACAAATGTTGGGATCATGTTCAGGGGAAAGGAAAATGCGCTGATGCCCAACTG GTTACACTTACCAGTTGGGTACCACGGTCGTGCCTCTTCAGTCGTCATATCTGGGACTCCAATCCGCAGGCCAGTGGGGCAAATGCGGCCCGATGAGA TGAAACCACCAGTGTTTGGTCCCTGCAAGCTTTTGGATATTGAGTTAGAAATG gcTTTCTTTACTGGTCCAGGAAACAAATTAGGGGAACCCATTCCCATCAGCGAAGCTCACAAACACATCTTTGGGATGGTCCTCATGAACGACTGGAGTG ctcgtGACATTCAGAAATGGGAATACGTTCCTCTGGGTCCATTTCTGGGCAAGAGTTTTGGCACGACCATCTCTCCGTGGGTGGTGACTATGGAAGCCCTCAAGCCTTTTGCACTGGCAAATCCTATCCAG GATCCCAAGCCATTGCCTTATCTCTGTGATGATCAGCCATATACTTTTGACATAAACCTCTTCGTTGCTCTTAAAG GGGAAGGAATGAGCAAGCCAGCTAATATCTGCAGCTCAAACTTTAAG CACATGTACTGGACTATGAAGCAACAGTTGACTCACCATTCTGTCAACGGCTGCAACCTTAGACCTGGCGATCTCCTGGCCTCTGGAACCATCAGTGGACCT GATCCTGAGAGCTTTGGTTCCATGTTGGAGTTGTCCTGGAGAGGAACAAAAGCAATTGATCTTGGGAATGGCCAGACGCGTAAATTTCTGCAGGATGGGGATGAGGTCATTAtaacag GCTATTGCCAAGGAAATGGCCACCGAGTTGGCTTTGGGGAATGCTCTGGAAAAGTGCTCCCAGCAAGACCCATCTGA